The window CTAATAATTCCAACGCAGCGGGTTCCAGTCCAACGGGTTTCATTCTGTTTAAGCGGTTCATTCCCCAGTAACCGAGGTTTCTCGCCTCACCGCCTCTACGCCCCTGCGGGCAGGGCTCTGCAGACCACAAGCTCTAGGGCCGACACCATTGTTCTTAGACGCTCGGCCGCAAGGAGGGCCCCAGCAGGCCAGATTTCGCTTTTGGTCTCTCCTCCCGCCCAGAGCTCCCTGCGTCGATCTATCCCGAGGAAACGAGCCAGCCCCAGAACGCCCCCGAACGGCGGCCGAAGACGTACTCGAGGGTTTCCGAAGAGTCCCGACCGCTCGTGGTTTCCGAAAACAGCCGAAGAGGCTTCCCATCCTCGGTCTTCCGAGCCACTCCGAAAAGACCCGAAGTTTTCCGAGCGGCCGTCCTGCCGGACTGCTGGAGGCGGCCGCAGCGCCATGTTGGATGCTCTGCTCGTTGAGTGAAGAAAATCCGCCGGCATCGCCTGAGCCCCGTAACCGAGAAGGGCGCCGCTTCCCCTGGGGAGGGGGATAAAGACCCCCGCCGCCGACCAATGAGGATATTGCCGTGAAAGGTCCGGTCTCTCCGCCTCCTGTCCCCGCCGGGTCCGGCCCCCCCCCCTGGGGTCGCGTTGTCACGGAGACCGGCAGCCGGTGGTGCTGGCCCGCGGGGCGGCTGCTGctgccggcggcggcggcggcgtcgGCGGcgtcggcggcggcggcgggcgtgTGTGACCGGCCCCGgccccctcctcttccttctcccagcCTTTCCCCGAACCCCCGCTCCCGCCGCCTCCCCGGGTCTGCCCCCATCCCGCCCCCCCGCTGCCCCCGGCCCCTGCACCCCGGCGCGCCCGGTCCCGCTCTGGGGGGGTTGGTGGCTTCGCTTTGCCATGAGTTTACCGCAGAAACCGGCTCTGAAATCAGGCTCAGCGGCTGCAGCAGGAACCGGACCCGGCACcggagcggcggcggcggcggcggcggtagcagcagcagcagcggtaCCGGTACCGCCTCCTCACCCGGCagcagcagcggcggcggcggcggcagcagcggcagcagcggcagcagcagcggCCCCTCACCCGAACATCAGGGCCCTCCAGACCCAGGCGCCCCAACAGTATCCTTTTCACCTTCCTGCCACCCCTTCGACTCGCTTCGCTGTAAACCAAGGGGGTTGTGGCCCCCTCTGGGGACCGCCCTGCCTGCCGCCACAGCGCAGCCAGGAAAGGGGCTGCCTTTCAGGCCCCCGTACCGGGCTTGGCCGGAGCTTTTGGGGTGCCCGGACAGCAGCACTGCGGGGGACCACCGGACCCTCTGCAATACTGTGAAAACTAGCTCCACCAGGCCATGCTTTTCTGCCGTCCTTTCCTCCGAGAGCTGGGGgacccttctcccttctctcctcctccttccttaacccccaccccccctttAATTAGGCAGAATTTCCTGGTAGCCTGGGACCAACACTGCAGGGAAGGATTTTCTATGATTGTTGTGAGGACTACACCCTCCTCCTACACCCTCTTCACCTCCTTTCAGCTCCCCCTGCAGCGGGGTTTAGTGGGCTCccctaattattattattattaatacataataaACTTTATTGGTAAATTTATTTGAAACTAAACAGCTCGTTGCCGAGGTAAGTCGGGTTTTAAATCTACTGTGAACATTTACAGAAAACTCGCCCTTGGCCAGTGTTTTTTAGCGATTTGGGAACGTTGCGATATGGTTTGCGGTGAAATGCGACCTAAAGAGGAAATGTTACACCGGACACTTCCCTGTCTTTGACCTTTTTAAAGGAAGAGGAAGTTAACTGACATTACCCACCAACCCCAAAGTCTCACTTCTTGGAAGGCTTGTGttaatgttgaacatttttaaagGGCTTTTCAGAGGCTTATGGTCTAGAGGGTACCGGGGCTCATGAAGAAAAGTCTAGTATTGAATGTGTCTAATTTCATGTTATTTACTCGATTGTAGAATTTTTGGACAGCTTTGATTGAAAAGATTTGGTGGCAAGTTATTTTAGTCAAAAACTAGCCGGTGAAGGTAAAACGTTGAATTCATGAAGTCCACGGAGATTTAGAAAGGTATTACCTACCTGAGACTATTTCATCATGCACTCCGTCCCCATCTGTTGTATTTgtgtaaatcaataaataatcatTGGATGTTAGATGTGTTGTGTTTTGTGTTTGTGTCATTGTGTGTTTGACTTTCAGAGAGAGGAGGGTGTTTGAGCAATTAAGAAACCAACCGCTGTGAGGCCCACAGATTATTTCACAGTCTAGTTTGATTCTTGTCAGTATTGATTACATTGAGAAGGGAGAGGCATCCACCCTTTTGAGTCATTTCGGgtcattgttttgctttttgtcaagtgtcattttctgtgttttacaTATTGTTAGTTTACATTTTTCAATACAGGCAGTGTGGCACAGGGTATAAAGATAAACTCTATTCCAGTGTGATGTGTTTACTGATTTCATAATGTTTTTACCCTGCATGATTCTGTTCAATTAAGAATTGTTcactaatgtgtttttttttccctctaagaaAGGTAGTGATGC of the Tamandua tetradactyla isolate mTamTet1 chromosome 2, mTamTet1.pri, whole genome shotgun sequence genome contains:
- the LOC143674792 gene encoding uncharacterized protein LOC143674792, whose protein sequence is MPADFLHSTSRASNMALRPPPAVRQDGRSENFGSFRSGSEDRGWEASSAVFGNHERSGLFGNPRVRLRPPFGGVLGLARFLGIDRRRELWAGGETKSEIWPAGALLAAERLRTMVSALELVVCRALPAGA